The nucleotide window GTCGCACGCATGAATCTGACTCAAGATCAATATGAGCCGTGCTGAGATTCGGCCAGTGCATCGATTATTACAAGAGTCATCCTTCGGAGAATTCCCATGATCTACGCCCAACCCGGTACTCCAGGCGCCGTCATTTCCTTCAAGCCGCGCTACGGCAACTATATCGGTGGCGAATTCGTGCCGCCGGTCAAGGGGGAGTATTTCGTCAACACCTCGCCGGTAAACGGTGAGGTGATCGCCGAGTTCCCGCGTTCGGGCGCCGAAGACGTGGAGCGTGCGCTGGACGCTGCCCATGCCGCCGCCGATGCCTGGGGCAAGACCTCGGTGCAGGACCGTGCGCTGATCCTGCTGAAGATCGCCGATCGCATCGAAGCCAACCTGGAAAAGCTCGCCGTCGCCGAAACCTGGGATAACGGCAAGGCCGTGCGCGAAACCCTGAATGCCGACGTGCCGCTGGCTGCCGACCACTTCCGCTACTTTGCCGGCTGCATCCGTGCGCAGGAAGGCAGCGCCGCCGAGATCAACGAACACACCGCCGCCTACCATTTCCACGAGCCGCTGGGCGTGGTCGGGCAGATCATCCCGTGGAACTTCCCGCTGCTGATGGCCGCCTGGAAACTCGCGCCGGCGCTGGCCGCCGGTAACTGCATCGTGCTCAAGCCGGCCGAGCAGACGCCGCTGTCGATCATGGTGTTCATCGAGGTGGTTGGCGATCTGCTGCCGCCGGGCGTGCTGAACATCGTTCAGGGCTTCGGTCGTGAAGCCGGCCAGGCGCTGGCCACCAGCACCCGCATCGCCAAGATCGCCTTCACCGGCTCGACCCCGGTTGGCGCGCACATCATGCGTTGCGCGGCCGAAAACATCATTCCGAGCACCGTCGAGCTGGGCGGCAAGAGCCCGAACATCTTCTTTGAAGACATCATGAATGCTGAGCCGGCGTTCATCGAGAAGGCCGCCGAAGGCCTGGTGCTGGCGTTCTTCAACCAGGGCGAGGTGTGCACCTGCCCGTCGCGCGCGGTGATTCAGGAATCGATCTTCGAGCCCTTCATGGAAGTGGTGATGAAGAAGATCAAGGCGATCAAGCGCGGCAACCCGCTGGATACCGACACCATGGTCGGCGCTCAGGCCTCCGAGCAACAGTTCGACAAGATTCTGTCCTACATGGACATCGCCCAGCAGGAAGGCGCGCAGATCCTCACCGGCGGCGCCGCGGAGAAGCTCGAAGGCGGTCTGGCCAGCGGTTACTACGTGCAGCCGACCCTGATCAAGGGCCACAACAAGATGCGCGTGTTCCAGGAGGAAATCTTCGGGCCGGTGGTGGCCGTCACCACCTTCAAGGACGAAGCCGAAGCGCTGGCGATCGCCAACGACACCGAATTCGGCCTGGGCGCTGGCGTCTGGACCCGCGACATCAACCGCGCCTACCGCATGGGCCGTGGCATCAAGGCCGGTCGCGTGTGGACCAACTGCTACCACCTCTACCCGGCACATGCCGCGTTCGGTGGCTACAAGAAGTCCGGCGTCGGCCGCGAAACCCACAAGATGATGCTCGACCACTATCAGCAGACCAAGAACCTGCTGGTCAGCTACGACATCAATCCGCTGGGCTTCTTCTAAACGCAGACCACCGGGGCTGGCTTGCGTGCGTTCAGCCCCGGCGCATCGAACTCCGTGATTCCTTATCCAGCGGTAGCGAGC belongs to Pseudomonas phenolilytica and includes:
- the exaC gene encoding acetaldehyde dehydrogenase ExaC yields the protein MIYAQPGTPGAVISFKPRYGNYIGGEFVPPVKGEYFVNTSPVNGEVIAEFPRSGAEDVERALDAAHAAADAWGKTSVQDRALILLKIADRIEANLEKLAVAETWDNGKAVRETLNADVPLAADHFRYFAGCIRAQEGSAAEINEHTAAYHFHEPLGVVGQIIPWNFPLLMAAWKLAPALAAGNCIVLKPAEQTPLSIMVFIEVVGDLLPPGVLNIVQGFGREAGQALATSTRIAKIAFTGSTPVGAHIMRCAAENIIPSTVELGGKSPNIFFEDIMNAEPAFIEKAAEGLVLAFFNQGEVCTCPSRAVIQESIFEPFMEVVMKKIKAIKRGNPLDTDTMVGAQASEQQFDKILSYMDIAQQEGAQILTGGAAEKLEGGLASGYYVQPTLIKGHNKMRVFQEEIFGPVVAVTTFKDEAEALAIANDTEFGLGAGVWTRDINRAYRMGRGIKAGRVWTNCYHLYPAHAAFGGYKKSGVGRETHKMMLDHYQQTKNLLVSYDINPLGFF